In one Desulfoferula mesophila genomic region, the following are encoded:
- a CDS encoding CNNM domain-containing protein codes for MTTLIVAVCASIIISALCSLLESVLYSTRIITLEAAAASGNRLALAMRAFKSKVDRPLAAILILNTAANTAGAALAGWAAGQVWGPGSLWAFSLFFTLAILIFSEILPKTVGAVHWRSLWAPSIFPLRVMILLLRPFIWMTQALTGLITRTSKIGSAVSEEEILAAAAMGARGGEISRMEAELIGNIIGLEEITASDIMTPRTMMMSLSGELTVDEVELEARRWAHTRIPVWRDTPDEVVGYVHKDDIIRLEGRDLDKTLLNFVKPVRFVPPGANALKLLAGFLARKEHLVVVVDEYGGVMGMVTLEDVIESLVGSEIVDETDQEVDLQEPARRRARAMLKASEEDQS; via the coding sequence ATGACTACGCTCATTGTCGCGGTATGCGCGTCGATAATCATATCGGCCCTGTGTTCCCTGCTGGAGTCGGTGCTCTACTCCACCAGGATCATCACCCTGGAGGCGGCGGCCGCCTCGGGCAACCGCCTGGCCCTGGCCATGCGGGCCTTCAAGTCCAAGGTGGACCGCCCCTTGGCCGCCATCCTCATCTTGAACACCGCGGCCAACACCGCCGGGGCGGCCCTGGCGGGCTGGGCCGCCGGACAGGTGTGGGGGCCCGGTTCCCTGTGGGCCTTTTCGTTGTTTTTCACCCTGGCCATCCTCATCTTCAGCGAGATCCTGCCCAAGACGGTGGGGGCGGTGCATTGGCGCAGCCTGTGGGCCCCCTCCATCTTTCCTCTGCGGGTCATGATCTTGTTGCTGCGGCCTTTCATCTGGATGACCCAGGCCCTTACCGGCCTGATTACCCGCACCAGCAAAATAGGTTCGGCGGTAAGCGAGGAGGAGATCCTGGCCGCGGCGGCCATGGGGGCCCGGGGCGGGGAGATCAGCCGCATGGAAGCCGAGCTCATCGGCAACATCATCGGCCTGGAGGAGATCACCGCCTCGGACATCATGACCCCGCGCACCATGATGATGTCCTTGAGCGGCGAACTGACCGTGGACGAGGTGGAGCTGGAGGCCCGCCGCTGGGCCCACACCCGCATCCCGGTGTGGCGCGACACCCCCGACGAGGTGGTGGGCTACGTGCACAAGGACGACATCATCCGCCTGGAGGGGCGCGACCTGGACAAGACCCTCTTGAATTTCGTCAAGCCGGTGCGCTTCGTGCCGCCGGGAGCCAACGCCCTAAAGCTGCTGGCCGGATTTTTGGCCCGCAAGGAGCACCTGGTGGTGGTGGTGGACGAATACGGCGGGGTCATGGGGATGGTCACCCTGGAGGACGTCATCGAATCCCTGGTGGGCTCGGAGATAGTGGACGAAACCGATCAGGAAGTTGATTTGCAGGAGCCGGCCCGCCGCCGGGCCCGGGCCATGCTCAAAGCCAGCGAGGAAGACCAATCGTGA